In one Armatimonadota bacterium genomic region, the following are encoded:
- a CDS encoding GAF domain-containing protein, giving the protein MIVELGVRILLAVAVAAAGITLGKPPAQSAMEIGLVYLLASCGVFVLDRAKGRNSGIAGFVAVMDATFIAVALAACGQLDRYGFLVLAPMMWATGRYSSDAAAMAPLCAATVMVSSNFFGGEGFTLPVMFHTLGILAVGLLTNQAKVVVKERNIPVEVTRNVEVESEESIRMRESYASLKSHISELEESNKRERLGMKLWMAANQSDESPIPAMAAKLREDSGLEGVVLYTLDTRERRFVVGAVSGEVPTKARDSALVIGKGLSEAQMADRLTRQLTDLRDPDRAVKIKVLIIKDQGKPNGCVALFDPQHLTVEEASSATKPVMDYLGGLISQVRKKEDESRRLREAEVLYGVASVSIGAESRQSLISRVLREIGETISADHLAAYLVDGQQAAPVSTIGSANRLMDHISFAYGSGMTGWLATGTPEVVAPDALDDDRIDRASALKCRVGSFALIPILSGEETVGFVTAATHRVGGIDNAKLESLRAIVAEMGQALSRAGQSDAAPLGAMTPKEFYDAVRKGGEGWFVYFDVTNREIVARDYGRPALDAAMRKLTHRLRTRLPAKGAMCRREEGDFVSYLSGGSGESAQKWANEAAAALNGLYLTTPDGRHRISLQIRAKVAAFSPQKSQVSRQSAA; this is encoded by the coding sequence ATGATTGTTGAACTCGGCGTCCGGATCTTGTTGGCGGTGGCAGTGGCTGCGGCCGGCATCACTTTGGGCAAACCCCCGGCCCAATCCGCAATGGAGATCGGTTTGGTCTACCTGCTTGCTTCGTGCGGCGTTTTTGTGCTCGACCGCGCCAAGGGCCGCAATTCGGGGATCGCCGGTTTTGTTGCCGTCATGGATGCCACGTTCATTGCCGTGGCCTTGGCCGCATGCGGCCAGCTTGACCGGTACGGGTTCCTTGTCCTCGCCCCCATGATGTGGGCGACCGGGCGATACAGTTCCGATGCCGCCGCCATGGCCCCGCTCTGCGCCGCCACCGTCATGGTCAGCAGCAACTTTTTCGGCGGGGAGGGGTTCACGCTCCCCGTGATGTTCCACACCCTCGGCATCCTTGCCGTCGGGTTGCTGACCAACCAGGCCAAAGTCGTTGTGAAAGAACGCAACATCCCGGTCGAAGTGACCCGGAATGTCGAAGTGGAGTCTGAAGAGTCCATCCGCATGCGGGAGTCTTACGCGAGCCTCAAATCCCACATCTCCGAACTGGAAGAGAGCAACAAGCGGGAGCGGCTCGGCATGAAGCTTTGGATGGCTGCCAACCAAAGCGACGAATCGCCTATCCCGGCCATGGCCGCCAAACTCCGTGAGGATTCCGGACTGGAAGGCGTCGTGCTTTACACCCTGGACACCCGGGAAAGGCGGTTTGTCGTCGGGGCGGTCAGCGGGGAAGTCCCGACCAAAGCGCGGGATTCCGCCCTGGTCATCGGCAAAGGATTGAGCGAAGCTCAAATGGCCGACCGGCTGACCCGCCAACTCACCGATTTGCGCGATCCAGACCGGGCTGTGAAAATCAAGGTCTTGATCATCAAAGACCAGGGCAAACCCAACGGGTGCGTCGCCCTGTTCGACCCCCAACACCTGACCGTGGAAGAAGCTTCTTCGGCCACCAAGCCCGTCATGGATTACCTCGGAGGGCTCATCTCGCAAGTGCGGAAGAAGGAAGATGAGTCGCGCCGCCTCCGGGAAGCTGAAGTGCTTTACGGGGTGGCCAGCGTTTCCATTGGTGCCGAAAGCCGGCAGAGCCTGATCTCGCGAGTGCTCCGGGAAATCGGGGAGACCATCTCCGCTGACCACCTGGCCGCCTACTTGGTGGATGGGCAGCAGGCCGCCCCAGTCTCAACCATCGGATCGGCAAACCGGCTCATGGATCACATTTCGTTCGCTTACGGCTCTGGAATGACCGGTTGGCTTGCCACCGGCACCCCCGAAGTCGTGGCCCCAGACGCCCTTGACGATGACCGGATCGACCGGGCCAGCGCCCTCAAATGCCGCGTCGGGAGCTTTGCCCTGATCCCCATCCTCTCCGGAGAAGAAACCGTCGGGTTCGTCACCGCCGCAACCCACCGGGTCGGCGGGATCGACAACGCGAAACTCGAAAGCCTGCGCGCAATCGTTGCAGAAATGGGGCAGGCCCTATCCCGGGCTGGTCAAAGCGATGCCGCCCCCCTGGGTGCGATGACTCCCAAGGAATTCTACGATGCCGTCCGGAAAGGCGGCGAGGGGTGGTTTGTCTATTTCGATGTCACCAACCGCGAGATCGTGGCCCGTGATTACGGCCGCCCTGCCCTCGATGCCGCGATGCGCAAACTCACCCACCGGCTCCGGACAAGGCTCCCGGCCAAAGGGGCCATGTGCCGGAGGGAAGAAGGGGACTTCGTTTCGTATTTGTCCGGAGGGTCGGGCGAATCAGCCCAAAAATGGGCGAACGAAGCGGCCGCTGCGCTCAACGGACTCTATTTGACAACCCCCGATGGGAGACACCGGATCAGCCTGCAAATCCGGGCAAAGGTCGCGGCGTTCTCCCCGCAAAAATCCCAGGTTTCCAGGCAATCCGCGGCCTAA
- a CDS encoding methionine adenosyltransferase translates to MATWNIYTSESVSEGHPDKLADQISDALLDEFLRQDLELGVPEGKKCRVAIETMLAHGVAIVSGEVTSEGYVSVQNIVRETIKQVGYTSTDIGFDGDNCGVLVAIQPQSSDIAMGVDTGGAGDQGMMFGMACNESPELMPLPISIAHALTRRAAEVRRSNPGLGFRPDAKSQVSVRYEDGKPVCVDTIVFSQQHEERVSDTVRGLIQTEIVDPVLAGYSEFIQGEITTHYNPTGRFVRGGPAGDTGLTGRKIIVDTYGGMCPHGGGAFSGKDPTKVDRSAAYMARHIAKCVVAAGLADRAVIGLAYAIGVAQPVSVNVETFGTETMDVAEIAKRIRANFDMSPRGINQHLDLRRPIYLPTAKNGHFGNPAFPWEDTAPAAALK, encoded by the coding sequence ATGGCAACCTGGAACATCTACACATCTGAGAGTGTGAGCGAGGGCCACCCCGACAAGCTGGCCGACCAAATTTCTGACGCCCTTTTGGACGAGTTCCTGCGCCAAGACCTCGAACTCGGCGTTCCCGAGGGCAAGAAGTGCCGCGTCGCCATTGAAACAATGCTGGCGCACGGCGTCGCCATCGTCAGCGGCGAAGTGACGAGCGAAGGTTACGTCAGCGTCCAGAACATCGTCCGAGAAACGATCAAGCAGGTGGGATACACCAGCACGGACATCGGGTTCGATGGGGACAATTGCGGCGTGTTGGTCGCCATCCAGCCCCAATCCTCAGATATCGCCATGGGCGTCGACACCGGGGGTGCGGGTGACCAGGGGATGATGTTCGGCATGGCATGCAACGAATCGCCGGAGCTGATGCCGCTCCCAATCTCGATCGCCCACGCGCTAACCCGGCGGGCGGCCGAAGTGCGCCGCTCAAACCCCGGCCTCGGGTTCCGCCCGGATGCGAAGTCGCAGGTGTCGGTCCGTTACGAAGACGGCAAGCCGGTGTGCGTGGACACCATCGTTTTTAGCCAGCAACACGAAGAACGGGTCAGCGACACGGTTCGGGGACTCATCCAAACTGAGATCGTCGATCCTGTGCTTGCGGGCTATTCGGAATTCATCCAGGGCGAAATCACAACCCATTACAACCCAACTGGCCGGTTCGTCCGGGGGGGCCCGGCTGGCGACACCGGTTTGACGGGCCGCAAGATCATTGTGGACACCTACGGGGGGATGTGCCCGCACGGGGGCGGGGCGTTCAGCGGCAAAGACCCCACCAAAGTGGATCGCTCGGCGGCCTATATGGCCCGGCACATCGCAAAATGCGTGGTTGCCGCCGGCCTTGCCGACCGGGCCGTGATCGGCCTAGCCTACGCCATCGGGGTCGCGCAACCGGTCAGCGTGAATGTGGAGACCTTCGGCACAGAGACCATGGATGTGGCCGAAATCGCCAAACGGATCAGGGCCAATTTCGACATGTCCCCCCGGGGCATCAACCAACATTTGGATCTGCGCCGGCCCATTTACCTGCCGACCGCCAAAAACGGCCACTTCGGCAACCCGGCCTTCCCGTGGGAAGACACGGCCCCAGCGGCGGCTCTAAAGTAG
- a CDS encoding flagellar hook-basal body protein, producing MERGLYAAATGMNIADQWISTISNNLANASTTAYKRDVLAFNEAYERQLTSEDGSKVGNLGVGPEAYRVITVWEHGAVTPTGNPFDISIGSNRALFKVSTPEGEAYSRNGALSVSPDNQLCTSTGGLVLGTDGNPIRITSGQLAIDRNGTVSIDGKTVGQIGFYAGTFSKIGDGNYASTDAAPVAATEAGVQQGFIEGSNVNVVEEMIAMVKLNRAFELAQKSAQSQDDSTQRLIGILQGR from the coding sequence ATGGAAAGGGGCCTTTACGCAGCGGCGACGGGGATGAACATCGCCGATCAGTGGATTTCCACGATCAGCAACAACCTTGCCAACGCCTCCACCACCGCCTACAAGCGCGACGTGCTGGCATTCAACGAAGCCTACGAACGCCAATTGACGTCGGAAGACGGCAGCAAAGTCGGCAACCTGGGTGTCGGGCCAGAGGCCTACCGCGTCATCACCGTTTGGGAACACGGGGCGGTGACCCCCACCGGCAACCCCTTTGACATCTCCATCGGCAGCAACCGCGCCCTGTTCAAAGTCTCGACGCCGGAAGGGGAAGCATACAGTCGCAACGGCGCCCTCTCCGTCAGCCCCGACAACCAGCTCTGCACCTCGACGGGCGGGTTGGTGCTTGGCACGGATGGCAATCCCATCCGCATCACGTCCGGCCAATTAGCGATCGACCGCAACGGGACGGTTTCCATCGACGGCAAAACGGTCGGCCAAATCGGCTTCTACGCCGGCACCTTTTCCAAAATCGGGGACGGGAACTACGCCTCCACCGATGCGGCTCCGGTCGCGGCAACCGAAGCCGGCGTGCAACAAGGATTTATTGAAGGAAGCAACGTCAACGTGGTCGAAGAAATGATCGCGATGGTGAAGCTGAACCGCGCCTTTGAGCTGGCCCAAAAATCAGCCCAAAGCCAAGACGACTCGACACAACGATTGATCGGCATCCTCCAAGGACGTTAA
- the flgG gene encoding flagellar basal-body rod protein FlgG produces MMRALNTAGTGMVSQQMNLDVIANNLANVNTTAFKGQRAEFQDLMYQNISASGAANGDSAKLPQSLQVGLGSRFAASTTNLQTGSPQITGNPTDLAINGNGYFQVQMGDGTTAYTRDGGFKTDSNGLMVTSNGNPLIPNISIPNGARALTISPEGFVSAILPGNNDPTELGQIQLALFSNPAGLTRAGENLYLAGGSSGDATVVTPGQEGSGTLLQSHLEGSNVQVVEEMVKMIAAQRAYEINSKAIQTSDDMLSVLNNLKR; encoded by the coding sequence ATGATGAGAGCACTCAACACCGCGGGAACCGGAATGGTCTCCCAACAAATGAACTTGGACGTCATTGCCAACAACCTGGCTAACGTCAACACGACCGCATTCAAAGGCCAGCGGGCCGAGTTCCAAGACTTGATGTACCAAAACATCTCGGCTTCCGGGGCCGCCAACGGGGATAGCGCCAAGCTGCCCCAGTCGCTCCAAGTCGGTTTGGGGTCCCGGTTTGCGGCATCCACCACAAACCTGCAGACCGGGTCACCGCAAATCACCGGCAACCCGACCGACCTGGCCATCAACGGCAACGGCTACTTCCAAGTCCAAATGGGAGATGGCACCACGGCCTACACTCGCGACGGTGGATTCAAAACCGACTCGAACGGCCTCATGGTCACCAGTAACGGCAACCCGTTGATCCCCAATATCTCGATCCCCAACGGAGCCCGCGCATTGACGATTTCACCCGAAGGGTTCGTGAGCGCCATTTTGCCGGGCAACAACGACCCCACCGAACTCGGGCAGATCCAGCTCGCCTTGTTTAGCAACCCGGCCGGCCTCACCCGGGCTGGCGAGAACCTCTACCTGGCCGGCGGATCCAGCGGCGATGCCACCGTCGTCACGCCGGGTCAAGAAGGGAGCGGCACCCTGCTGCAATCCCACCTGGAAGGCTCCAATGTCCAGGTGGTGGAAGAGATGGTTAAGATGATCGCCGCCCAGCGCGCTTACGAAATCAACTCCAAAGCGATCCAAACCTCGGACGACATGCTGTCTGTCCTCAACAACCTCAAGCGGTAA
- a CDS encoding flagella basal body P-ring formation protein FlgA codes for MVSLICTLLLGSVAGAPIQVDGDGYLRFAKDGALVYAKHAELTWKNGLVVSQDGDPVWPKIRVEQEPAAIQVDLKGRVTAIFPDRQIEAGRLVVALFPDDIRPVVSGNYLKLFGDGEPAEPGQGLAGVIRPWQPSGQPAGQGEQSFVKVHFDQNGEPGGERTEITVSNLAAHKTDYQGDDAWIAQGGIEIAFPARCQISGNAMALGDLADIFASPADRAVLEKLDMGNPPVFGAPRTYDRNWVIAQLKGAGYQAAKIRIIGPVRLTIERIGQTVTQKMFEDAATAGIASQYPDFEPESAKPVPDLQAPAGKLELIVENVAKSGKALSVTVAAYIDGKRINSRTLSFTNAAAPISVKPGDEVTVCVQSGPVQIESTGKVKKVDPVSGQVTVELSTGKTLVGRWTKSGKVEVKL; via the coding sequence ATGGTCTCTTTGATCTGCACCCTCCTGCTCGGCTCGGTGGCCGGTGCCCCGATCCAGGTCGATGGCGACGGCTACCTGCGGTTCGCCAAAGATGGCGCGCTGGTTTATGCCAAGCATGCCGAACTGACTTGGAAAAACGGCCTCGTGGTAAGCCAAGATGGCGACCCGGTCTGGCCCAAAATCCGTGTCGAACAAGAACCTGCGGCCATCCAGGTCGACCTGAAAGGGAGGGTGACCGCCATCTTCCCAGACCGCCAAATCGAAGCCGGGAGACTGGTGGTCGCCCTCTTCCCAGACGACATCCGGCCCGTTGTCAGCGGCAACTACCTGAAACTGTTTGGCGACGGTGAACCGGCGGAGCCGGGCCAAGGTCTCGCTGGGGTCATCCGCCCATGGCAGCCAAGTGGCCAGCCAGCCGGACAGGGCGAGCAGAGCTTTGTCAAAGTGCATTTCGACCAAAACGGCGAACCGGGAGGCGAGAGGACGGAAATCACCGTCTCCAATCTGGCGGCACACAAGACCGATTACCAAGGCGACGATGCCTGGATCGCCCAAGGGGGCATTGAAATCGCCTTCCCCGCGCGGTGCCAGATCTCCGGCAATGCCATGGCTTTGGGGGACTTGGCCGACATCTTTGCCAGCCCCGCCGACCGGGCAGTTTTGGAAAAACTCGACATGGGCAACCCGCCCGTGTTTGGGGCCCCGCGGACTTATGACCGCAATTGGGTGATCGCCCAACTCAAAGGCGCCGGGTACCAGGCCGCCAAAATCCGGATCATCGGCCCCGTCAGGCTGACCATCGAGCGGATCGGGCAAACCGTCACGCAAAAGATGTTCGAAGATGCCGCCACCGCCGGAATCGCCAGCCAATACCCGGACTTTGAACCGGAATCGGCCAAACCGGTGCCCGACCTGCAGGCGCCCGCCGGAAAGTTGGAGCTCATCGTCGAAAACGTGGCCAAATCGGGCAAGGCGCTCAGCGTGACAGTTGCCGCCTATATCGATGGCAAGCGGATCAATTCCCGCACGCTCTCCTTCACCAATGCGGCGGCCCCGATCTCGGTTAAACCGGGTGACGAGGTGACCGTTTGCGTGCAAAGCGGCCCCGTGCAAATCGAATCGACCGGCAAGGTCAAGAAAGTCGACCCGGTCTCGGGTCAAGTCACGGTCGAATTGTCGACGGGCAAAACCCTTGTCGGCCGTTGGACCAAGTCCGGAAAAGTAGAGGTCAAGCTATGA
- a CDS encoding flagellar basal body L-ring protein FlgH, producing the protein MKTRLILIGLFALGTICWSHADQSSQNQGGKENAGSIYGGSVKNPFIDDVARGKGDVVMILIDEQSVSTFAASTTANKSDSTSVQPNILTGFLTQLFGPLSNGATSSTSGDGNTSQNSKMTAKMSAVVKDVLPNGTLVIEGRRSLVTNKETQTFVLSGLIRQRDIKPDNTIASTKIAEAEIKMEGKGQISQRQRKGVLTTILDWLF; encoded by the coding sequence ATGAAAACACGTCTGATTCTTATCGGGCTCTTCGCTTTGGGGACGATTTGTTGGTCCCATGCCGACCAAAGTTCCCAAAACCAAGGCGGCAAAGAAAATGCCGGATCGATTTATGGAGGTTCGGTCAAGAATCCTTTTATTGACGATGTTGCCCGCGGCAAGGGAGATGTGGTGATGATCCTTATCGACGAACAGTCGGTCAGCACATTTGCCGCATCGACTACCGCCAACAAATCTGACTCCACATCGGTGCAGCCCAACATCCTAACCGGATTCCTGACCCAGCTTTTCGGGCCGCTCAGCAACGGGGCCACTAGCAGTACCTCCGGCGACGGCAACACCAGCCAGAACTCCAAGATGACGGCCAAGATGAGTGCGGTCGTCAAGGACGTGCTCCCCAACGGGACGCTTGTAATCGAAGGCCGCCGGTCGCTGGTCACCAACAAAGAAACTCAGACTTTTGTCCTCAGCGGCCTCATCCGCCAGCGGGACATCAAACCCGACAACACGATTGCCAGCACAAAAATCGCCGAGGCGGAAATCAAGATGGAAGGCAAAGGCCAAATCAGCCAAAGGCAGCGCAAAGGCGTGCTCACGACCATCCTGGACTGGTTGTTCTAA
- a CDS encoding flagellar basal body P-ring protein FlgI, translated as MKKLLFTLLLAAVCAAALGQNGTTGQTGAAAAKPDTKSESQARKEQEDLEKRRSAAIRNAETNGIPVEISAIGGFRGSRSNVILGYGLVVGLNGTGDSKQIAATNTSMANALSRWGTMVDPANFTAKNIAIVSVTAELPAFAAPGRKVDVTVQSLGDAKSLEGGFLLPTSLGAMADNTVIYAMASGGLSIGGFNAGNSGSSVRQNHPTVARIPNGADIQKGVDTQFVFGGNIIYFDLDQPDFTTVQRVRDAIARSFPSLGVSAIDGVTVAITLDDPNDAVDVISQVQKLEVFANTEPTVVINERTGTIVVGGNVRLGPALIAHGSLRVTIDTEFVTSQPGPFSQGQTTVTPATLTNANEQPPQVVVVAPNATLDDLAKIFQAMDVSARDIIAIIQALAQQGALKARVKIQ; from the coding sequence ATGAAGAAATTGCTTTTCACCTTGCTTTTAGCGGCGGTTTGCGCGGCGGCCCTGGGCCAGAATGGCACCACCGGTCAAACCGGTGCCGCTGCCGCCAAGCCGGACACGAAATCCGAATCCCAGGCTCGCAAAGAGCAAGAGGATCTGGAAAAGCGGCGCAGTGCCGCCATCCGCAATGCAGAAACCAACGGCATCCCGGTTGAGATTTCGGCCATCGGCGGATTCCGGGGCTCGCGGTCAAACGTGATCTTGGGTTATGGGTTGGTGGTCGGGCTCAACGGCACCGGTGATTCCAAACAGATCGCGGCGACCAACACGTCCATGGCCAACGCCCTGTCCCGATGGGGGACGATGGTCGATCCCGCCAATTTCACGGCCAAGAACATCGCCATTGTCAGCGTCACGGCGGAGCTGCCTGCTTTTGCCGCTCCGGGCCGCAAGGTCGATGTGACGGTTCAGAGCCTGGGTGACGCCAAGAGCCTGGAAGGGGGATTCTTGCTCCCGACTTCCCTAGGGGCTATGGCCGATAACACGGTGATTTACGCCATGGCAAGCGGCGGCCTGAGCATCGGTGGGTTCAATGCCGGCAATTCGGGCAGCTCGGTGCGCCAAAACCACCCGACGGTGGCCCGCATTCCAAACGGGGCAGATATCCAAAAGGGAGTGGACACCCAGTTTGTGTTTGGCGGCAACATCATCTATTTCGACCTGGATCAGCCTGATTTCACAACCGTCCAGCGCGTCCGGGACGCCATTGCCCGCAGTTTCCCCAGTCTGGGAGTTTCGGCGATTGACGGCGTCACCGTGGCGATCACCCTCGACGACCCGAATGATGCGGTCGATGTGATCAGCCAGGTTCAAAAATTGGAAGTGTTCGCCAATACCGAACCCACCGTCGTCATCAACGAACGGACCGGCACCATTGTGGTCGGCGGTAACGTCCGGCTCGGCCCAGCCCTAATCGCCCACGGATCGCTGCGGGTGACGATCGACACCGAGTTCGTGACGAGCCAGCCGGGGCCGTTCAGCCAAGGCCAAACCACGGTGACCCCCGCGACGTTGACCAATGCCAACGAACAGCCGCCCCAAGTGGTCGTGGTTGCCCCCAATGCCACATTAGACGACCTCGCCAAGATTTTCCAAGCCATGGATGTTTCCGCGCGGGACATCATTGCCATCATCCAGGCCCTTGCCCAGCAAGGGGCGCTCAAAGCAAGGGTGAAAATCCAATGA
- a CDS encoding rod-binding protein, whose protein sequence is MTPVANNRYRLREDFAQGLADQLQPKLGQPGSETRKIMEKAFSPILTDGKIDIEKLPEAAQKELHKLQEASEQFESFFVKKLLSQMRQTSLSQNSTPMMDFAKDTMDQAVADQAAKGQSTLGIAKTVFMAQAATVVQQEMGKRAAEVASTPSGNKS, encoded by the coding sequence ATGACGCCTGTCGCCAACAACCGGTACCGGCTGCGGGAAGACTTTGCCCAGGGGCTTGCCGACCAGTTGCAACCCAAGCTCGGCCAACCGGGATCGGAGACCCGAAAGATCATGGAAAAGGCGTTTTCGCCGATCCTGACCGACGGCAAGATCGACATCGAAAAGCTGCCCGAAGCCGCCCAAAAGGAACTCCACAAACTCCAGGAAGCCAGCGAGCAGTTCGAATCGTTCTTTGTCAAAAAGCTGCTGTCGCAAATGCGCCAGACCAGCTTGTCCCAAAACAGCACGCCCATGATGGATTTTGCCAAAGACACCATGGATCAGGCTGTCGCCGACCAGGCCGCCAAGGGTCAATCCACCCTCGGCATCGCCAAAACCGTTTTCATGGCCCAAGCCGCCACGGTTGTCCAACAAGAAATGGGCAAGCGGGCTGCCGAAGTCGCCTCCACTCCATCAGGGAACAAATCATGA
- the flgN gene encoding flagellar export chaperone FlgN translates to MTTTKQLENFWADWLRKSDDLLNILHQQTAALTMRQVERIEELQPILDAEMAAMESIDANAAASARELAEQFGCEPNLRSLVGVLEKADAQRVQAMANKVIVAGRNLQRVIDKNRALIENELEYVNGSISVICTESQKSSGPYAPRVSQANVLMNQAA, encoded by the coding sequence ATGACCACCACAAAGCAATTGGAAAACTTCTGGGCCGATTGGCTCCGCAAATCCGACGACCTCCTCAACATCCTCCACCAACAAACCGCCGCCCTCACCATGCGGCAAGTTGAAAGGATTGAGGAACTGCAACCGATTCTCGATGCCGAAATGGCAGCGATGGAATCGATCGATGCTAACGCCGCGGCATCCGCCAGAGAGCTGGCCGAACAGTTCGGATGTGAACCGAACCTTCGAAGCTTGGTGGGTGTGCTTGAAAAAGCCGATGCGCAACGCGTGCAAGCCATGGCCAACAAAGTCATCGTCGCGGGGCGAAACCTGCAACGCGTTATCGACAAGAACCGGGCCCTCATCGAAAACGAGCTCGAATATGTCAACGGCTCGATCTCGGTGATCTGCACGGAATCCCAAAAATCCAGCGGCCCCTATGCTCCGCGGGTTTCCCAGGCAAATGTGCTGATGAATCAGGCTGCCTGA
- the flgK gene encoding flagellar hook-associated protein FlgK — protein sequence MAGPFLGLNMSRLSLSNYQRAIDTIGNNIANLNTRGYSRQTVDFGTLPQLPFYNNGIKSIGQGAIITSVNRLRDVYLDRSHSAALSSQSRYSTLGAHLQRIDGIYGEPSDSGVNQALNRFFNAFSGLGSNPSDQAARTEVRLAGQVLADRVRNKYADLTNLQTSQTTQITDTVTQINNLAQTIAKLNAQITTATAANGNANSLMDQRDVAVEDLSKLVNLQRETFPDGSYAIYAAGFTLVQGSNARTFPSSYDPAAATFTDGAITYNIRGGALAGHLAGLNETQTQMSNLDNLANTLRTQVNTLHAGGVNALGNTGVNFFNDVAAPPQTGAVDFQLSAEVMASADAIAAGLTGDPGDGSVAQQLGEMRDTAQAALGNRTFNGFFTDIVGRLASDGNYAAAAAETESAVLAQVENQIQAVSGVSIDDEMANLVKMQRSYQAAARALSIFNEVSQELVNLGR from the coding sequence ATGGCTGGACCATTCCTTGGATTGAACATGTCGCGGCTTTCGCTGAGCAACTATCAGCGGGCCATCGACACGATTGGCAACAACATCGCCAATCTCAACACCCGGGGGTATTCGCGCCAGACGGTGGATTTTGGCACTCTCCCCCAGTTGCCGTTCTACAACAACGGTATCAAGTCTATTGGGCAAGGGGCCATCATCACCTCGGTCAACCGGCTCCGAGACGTCTATCTCGACCGTAGCCATTCCGCCGCGCTGTCGTCCCAGAGCCGGTATTCGACCCTGGGGGCCCATCTGCAACGGATCGACGGGATCTATGGCGAGCCATCGGACTCTGGTGTCAACCAGGCTCTCAACCGGTTCTTCAACGCGTTCTCCGGCCTCGGTTCTAACCCCAGCGACCAAGCCGCGCGCACCGAAGTCCGGCTGGCCGGTCAAGTCCTGGCTGACCGGGTGCGCAACAAGTACGCCGACCTCACAAACTTGCAAACCAGCCAAACCACACAAATCACCGACACGGTCACGCAAATCAACAATTTGGCCCAAACCATTGCCAAGCTCAATGCCCAGATCACGACCGCTACCGCGGCCAATGGGAACGCCAACAGCCTGATGGACCAACGGGACGTCGCGGTGGAGGATCTGAGTAAGCTCGTCAACCTGCAACGGGAGACCTTCCCGGATGGATCCTATGCCATTTACGCGGCTGGATTCACCTTGGTGCAAGGAAGCAACGCCAGGACCTTCCCTAGCTCCTATGATCCGGCGGCGGCCACGTTCACCGACGGGGCGATCACTTACAACATCCGGGGCGGGGCCCTGGCCGGCCACTTGGCTGGGTTGAATGAAACCCAAACCCAAATGTCCAACCTGGACAACCTCGCAAACACCCTGCGGACCCAGGTCAATACCCTCCACGCCGGAGGGGTCAACGCCCTTGGCAACACCGGCGTCAATTTCTTCAATGATGTGGCGGCCCCGCCGCAAACCGGCGCGGTCGACTTTCAATTGAGTGCCGAGGTGATGGCGAGCGCGGACGCGATCGCTGCCGGGCTCACTGGCGATCCGGGCGACGGGTCGGTTGCCCAACAACTCGGCGAAATGCGAGACACCGCCCAAGCCGCCCTTGGGAACCGCACGTTTAACGGATTCTTCACCGACATCGTCGGCCGGTTGGCCAGCGACGGCAACTATGCGGCCGCCGCCGCCGAAACCGAATCGGCCGTTTTGGCGCAAGTGGAAAACCAAATCCAAGCCGTCAGCGGGGTCAGCATTGACGATGAAATGGCCAACCTGGTCAAGATGCAGCGCAGCTATCAAGCCGCTGCACGGGCCCTTTCAATTTTCAACGAAGTCAGCCAGGAGCTCGTCAACCTAGGCCGCTAG